Proteins co-encoded in one Archangium lipolyticum genomic window:
- a CDS encoding TatD family hydrolase, which yields MPEPLLHLFDAHLHPETLSDQDLESMRFFGVERALVMAHHLPEPTPKALRKHFDDLMYRQLPRLEKLGIRAWAALGVHPRCIPRRGLSEVLASLPEYFQGGRVVALGETGLHAGGIEEEEAFLEQLALARQLKLKVVVHTPAHDKERHTRRILTLLRESGVRPSRVLVDHANGRTVRNILGCGHWAGLTLHPEALRAERAVALVRRLGSERLVLNSDAGDGAGDILGLARVANLLAKAKLSERVVKRVACENAARFYRPR from the coding sequence GTGCCCGAGCCGCTCCTCCATCTCTTCGACGCGCACCTGCACCCCGAGACCCTGAGCGATCAGGACCTCGAGTCCATGCGCTTCTTCGGCGTGGAGCGCGCGCTGGTAATGGCCCACCACCTCCCCGAGCCCACGCCCAAGGCGCTGCGCAAGCACTTCGATGACCTGATGTACCGGCAGCTCCCGCGGTTGGAGAAGCTGGGCATCCGCGCCTGGGCGGCGCTGGGGGTGCACCCGCGCTGCATCCCCCGCCGCGGCCTGTCCGAGGTGCTCGCGAGCCTCCCCGAATACTTCCAGGGCGGACGCGTGGTGGCCCTGGGCGAAACGGGACTGCACGCGGGCGGCATCGAGGAGGAGGAGGCCTTCCTCGAGCAGCTCGCGCTCGCGCGCCAGCTCAAGCTGAAGGTGGTGGTGCACACCCCGGCCCACGACAAGGAGCGCCACACCCGGCGCATCCTCACCCTGCTGCGCGAGTCCGGTGTGCGGCCCTCGCGCGTGCTGGTGGACCACGCCAACGGCCGCACCGTGCGCAACATCCTCGGCTGTGGACACTGGGCGGGATTGACCCTGCACCCCGAGGCACTGCGGGCCGAACGCGCTGTCGCTCTGGTTCGCCGGCTCGGCAGTGAACGGCTGGTGCTCAACTCGGATGCCGGCGATGGCGCCGGAGACATCCTCGGGCTCGCGCGCGTGGCCAACCTGCTGGCCAAGGCGAAGCTCTCGGAGCGAGTGGTGAAGCGCGTGGCTTGTGAAAACGCCGCGCGCTTCTACCGGCCTCGCTGA